The Anas acuta chromosome 7, bAnaAcu1.1, whole genome shotgun sequence genome has a window encoding:
- the FUT11 gene encoding alpha-(1,3)-fucosyltransferase 11 yields MWGCGARRGPGCLWLALALAWGGPRVLAAEGEAGGEAPCGAEGWAQAAGPPGPVVAAAASYRGPGNNDTRGNKALPIVLWWSGSLFPHFPGDTERIDCPRGSCLATRSRRVARHRRTKALIFYGTDFRAYEAPLPRLPHQTWALFHEESPMNNYLLSHPPGIRLFNYTATFRRESDYPLTLQWLPSIAYLRGPPLALAEKDAWRRRGYGPVLYMQSHCDVPSDRDRYVRELMKYIQVDSYGKCLHNRELPSERLKDTSTATTEDSEFMAFIARYKFHLALENAICNDYMTEKLWRPMHLGAVPVYRGSPSVRDWMPNNLSIILIDDFESPQELAKYLHFLDENGEEYMKYLEYKNPGGIKNQFLLETLERREWGVNDMTLPNYLNGFECFVCDRENARIKEEQEHKKSRGKVPAPRPRVAHFQHMGCPMPTPGFGSVEDLSGGDSWKEMWLQDYWQSLDQGEALTAMIHRNESHQGRFWDYMHEIFLKRTKQH; encoded by the exons atgtggggctgcggggcgcggcgggggccCGGCTGCCTCTGGCTGGCGCTGGCGCTGGCGTGGGGCGGCCCGCGGGTGCTGGCGGCGGAGGGGGAGGCGGGCGGCGAGGCGCCGTGCGGGGCCGAGGGCTGGGCGCAGGCCGCCGGCCCCCCTGGCCCGGTCGTGGCGGCCGCGGCGTCGTACCGCGGGCCGGGCAACAACGACACGCGGGGCAACAAGGCGCTGCCCATCGTGCTGTGGTGGAGCGGCAGCCTCTTCCCGCACTTCCCCGGGGACACGGAGCGCATCGACTGCCCGCGGGGCTCCTGCCTGGCCACGCGCAGCCGGCGGGTGGCGCGGCACCGCCGCACCAAGGCGCTCATCTTCTACGGCACCGACTTCAGGGCCTACGAGGCGCCGCTGCCCCGCCTGCCCCACCAGACGTGGGCGCTGTTCCACGAGGAGTCCCCCATGAACAACTACCTGCTCTCGCACCCGCCCGGCATCCGCCTCTTCAACTACACGGCCACCTTCCGCAGGGAGTCGGACTACCCGCTCACGCTGCAGTGGCTGCCCAGCATCGCCTACCTGCGGGGCCCGCCGCTGGCCCTGGCCGAGAAGGACgcgtggcggcggcggggctaCGGGCCCGTGCTGTACATGCAGTCCCACTGCGACGTGCCCTCGGACAGGGACCGCTACGTGCGGGAGCTCATGAAGTACATCCAG GTTGACTCTTACGGGAAGTGCCTGCATAACCGTGAGCTTCCCAGTGAGCGACTGAAAGACACTTCTACAGCCACTACAGAAGATTCCGAATTTATGGCTTTTATTGCCAGGTACAAGTTTCACCTGGCCTTGGAGAATGCCATATGTAATGACTACATGACAGAAAAACTGTGGCGTCCAATGCATTTGGGCGCTGTCCCAGTATACCGAGGCTCCCCATCTGTACGGGACTGGATGCCAAACAACCTCTCCATTATTCTTATAGATGACTTTGAAAGCCCTCAAGAGCTGGCTAAGTATCTTCATTTCCTGGATGAGAATGGAGAGGAATACATGAAGTATCTAGAGTATAAAAACCCCGGGGGAATCAAAAACCAGTTCTTGTTAGAGACCTTGGAGAGGCGGGAGTGGGGTGTGAATGACATGACTTTGCCCAACTACCTGAATGGCTTCGAGTGTTTCGTCTGTGACAGGGAGAACGCCCGGATCAAAGAGGAGCAGGAACACAAAAAGTCTCGTGGGAAAGTTCCAGCTCCTAGACCTCGTGTAGCTCATTTCCAGCACATGGGATGCCCTATGCCAACCCCTGGGTTTGGAAGTGTTGAAGACCTCTCTGGAGGAGACAG